In the genome of Massilia sp. PAMC28688, one region contains:
- a CDS encoding AraC family transcriptional regulator: MFAEPHSAMACPDPRERGPRLAAACDWLRLPPASLQGALVALIGRDTRGLPLDAVQRLSHFPASPMVSISWYHDIDAGLVTQDAGAPAWAPFGARVLVAGSQSHPRVTWAPTTGAGYMACFNADAAQALFDIDLGAIQDRFLPVQEVLGARFAALWQELLASPDSHMLSVLESHLAPRWQALNARPAGKPSLRQLGRNWVERLAWQAQTWGRVHSARHVERRIKSFSGRSLREWQSLVRTEGLFFAARDRLEAGQPLDWATLAQDEGFADQAHMSRVAKRITGFSPSDFSQRFMDDESFWIYRLWM; the protein is encoded by the coding sequence ATGTTTGCCGAACCCCACAGCGCCATGGCGTGCCCCGACCCGCGAGAACGCGGGCCGCGCCTGGCCGCCGCCTGCGACTGGCTGCGCCTGCCGCCGGCGTCCTTGCAGGGCGCACTGGTTGCCCTCATAGGCCGCGATACGCGCGGCCTGCCGCTCGATGCCGTGCAGCGGCTGTCGCATTTTCCTGCTTCGCCCATGGTGTCGATCTCGTGGTACCACGACATTGACGCCGGCCTTGTCACGCAGGACGCGGGCGCACCGGCGTGGGCGCCGTTCGGGGCGCGCGTACTGGTGGCCGGGAGCCAGTCGCATCCGCGTGTCACCTGGGCGCCGACCACGGGGGCCGGCTACATGGCCTGCTTCAATGCCGATGCGGCGCAGGCGCTGTTCGACATCGATCTGGGCGCGATCCAGGATCGTTTCCTGCCCGTGCAGGAGGTGCTGGGTGCGCGCTTTGCCGCCCTGTGGCAAGAACTGCTGGCCAGTCCCGATTCGCACATGTTGTCGGTGCTCGAATCCCATCTGGCGCCGCGCTGGCAAGCCCTGAACGCACGTCCTGCGGGCAAGCCCTCGCTGCGCCAGCTGGGCCGGAACTGGGTGGAAAGGCTCGCCTGGCAGGCGCAGACCTGGGGGCGCGTGCACAGCGCGCGCCATGTCGAGCGGCGCATCAAGTCGTTCAGCGGCCGCTCTTTGCGCGAGTGGCAGTCGCTGGTGCGCACGGAAGGACTGTTTTTTGCCGCGCGCGACCGCCTTGAAGCCGGGCAGCCGCTGGACTGGGCCACCCTGGCCCAGGATGAAGGCTTTGCCGACCAGGCGCACATGAGCCGCGTGGCCAAGCGCATCACCGGCTTTTCGCCCAGCGACTTCAGTCAGCGCTTCATGGACGACGAATCATTCTGGATCTACAGGCTGTGGATGTAA